In the Desulfatiglans anilini DSM 4660 genome, one interval contains:
- the dnaN gene encoding DNA polymerase III subunit beta, translated as MDISIDRDELYKSIARAQSIIERKSNMPILSNILLTARNGTLFISATDLELGFQNEIPVQINTEGNITISGRKLFEILKEGKNNNIKIQKKENNWVFITDGFTRFNLATYPADEYPVFFEPDEIELVDIPGALLSEMIEKTVYAVSTDEAGYKLSGIFIQRVSRQGKVFLRMVATDGHRLSLIDKPFLAAENLGLGNGLMVPKKGMLELGKMGQDGGSVLLGFKDKNCVARKEKALLVIRLLESKFPDYDAVIPKEAVSSVEVARADLLDAMKRMVILSNERYRAVKIAFENNRMELVSTNPDLGDAQEALDVVFQGERVEAGFNPRYFIDILQSMESERVSLGFSDESKPCTLKGEADKGFLGLIMPMRL; from the coding sequence ATGGATATCAGTATTGACAGGGATGAACTTTACAAATCGATTGCCAGGGCGCAGAGTATTATAGAACGAAAAAGCAATATGCCGATCCTGTCAAATATTCTTCTGACCGCTAGAAATGGAACATTGTTTATTTCTGCCACAGATCTTGAATTAGGATTTCAAAACGAAATTCCGGTTCAGATAAACACTGAAGGAAATATCACTATTTCTGGCAGAAAGTTGTTTGAAATATTGAAGGAAGGAAAAAATAACAATATAAAAATACAGAAAAAAGAAAATAACTGGGTGTTTATTACAGATGGTTTTACGCGGTTCAACCTCGCTACATATCCTGCTGATGAATATCCTGTATTTTTCGAACCGGATGAGATTGAACTGGTCGATATACCTGGTGCTTTGCTTTCTGAAATGATCGAAAAGACGGTATACGCCGTTAGTACGGATGAGGCAGGGTATAAGCTTTCGGGGATTTTTATCCAACGGGTGTCGAGACAGGGCAAAGTTTTTTTGAGAATGGTAGCTACCGATGGACATCGCCTTTCCCTGATTGACAAGCCTTTTTTGGCGGCCGAGAATCTCGGTTTGGGTAATGGACTGATGGTTCCCAAAAAAGGGATGCTTGAACTTGGGAAAATGGGGCAGGATGGTGGATCCGTCCTGCTGGGCTTCAAGGATAAAAATTGTGTAGCGAGGAAGGAAAAGGCGTTACTGGTGATTCGCTTGCTGGAATCCAAGTTTCCCGATTATGATGCGGTCATTCCGAAAGAAGCGGTTTCGTCGGTCGAGGTGGCCAGGGCTGATCTTCTTGACGCGATGAAGCGGATGGTGATTTTGAGCAACGAAAGATATAGGGCTGTAAAGATCGCCTTTGAAAACAACCGAATGGAACTCGTATCGACGAATCCTGACCTGGGCGACGCCCAGGAGGCTTTGGATGTGGTTTTTCAAGGGGAACGCGTGGAGGCGGGATTCAATCCACGTTATTTTATCGATATTTTGCAAAGTATGGAGAGTGAGAGGGTTTCGTTGGGATTTTCGGACGAATCGAAGCCTTGTACGTTGAAAGGCGAAGCTGATAAAGGATTTCTTGGTTTAATCATGCCAATGAGGCTGTAA
- a CDS encoding AAA family ATPase, translated as MSYSIAMAGKGGTGKTTMAGWLIKFLVETGRTPVLAVDADANANLNEVLGLKIEGTLGEAREEMKKGVASGMTKDVFMEMKLQEAVVEAKGFDLVVMGRPEGAGCYCAANTLLTQYLEKLVDNYPYVVIDNEAGMEHLSRLTTNNIDVLLAVSDSTRRGIQAAARIIELAEELHLRIGRKCLVVNQAREGQEQAVAEAVKSYNLELLGIVPEDPLVQAFDLQGRPTFDLGRDSKALQASYAIFEKIV; from the coding sequence ATGAGTTATTCGATTGCAATGGCTGGAAAGGGTGGAACAGGCAAGACAACCATGGCTGGCTGGCTGATCAAATTTCTGGTTGAGACCGGCCGCACACCGGTTCTCGCCGTTGATGCCGATGCCAATGCCAATCTGAACGAGGTATTGGGACTGAAAATCGAGGGTACGCTCGGGGAAGCACGGGAAGAGATGAAAAAAGGTGTGGCTTCGGGTATGACGAAGGATGTTTTCATGGAGATGAAGCTTCAGGAGGCGGTTGTCGAAGCCAAGGGTTTCGACCTGGTTGTCATGGGCCGGCCGGAGGGAGCCGGCTGCTACTGCGCGGCCAATACGCTTCTGACCCAGTATCTCGAAAAGTTGGTGGACAACTACCCCTATGTGGTGATTGACAATGAGGCCGGCATGGAGCACCTGAGCCGTCTAACAACGAATAATATCGACGTGCTTCTGGCTGTTTCGGACAGTACACGAAGGGGGATCCAGGCAGCAGCCAGAATTATTGAACTCGCTGAGGAATTGCATTTGAGGATCGGACGAAAATGCCTGGTGGTCAACCAGGCGCGGGAAGGTCAAGAGCAGGCGGTTGCAGAGGCCGTGAAGAGCTACAATCTCGAGCTTTTGGGTATTGTTCCGGAGGATCCGCTGGTTCAAGCCTTCGACCTTCAAGGACGGCCAACATTCGATTTAGGCCGGGACAGCAAGGCCTTGCAGGCCTCCTACGCGATCTTTGAAAAAATAGTTTAG
- the gyrA gene encoding DNA gyrase subunit A, with amino-acid sequence MDLDVNIGAVNIEEEMKRSYLEYSMSVIVGRALPDIRDGLKPVHRRVLYSMHELRNYFNRAFKKSARVVGDVIGKYHPHGDAAVYDTIVRMAQTFSMRYVLVDGQGNFGSVDGDPAAAMRYTEVRMTQLAQEFLSDIDKETVDFTENYDGSLLEPVVLPTTVPNLLVNGSSGIAVGMATNIPPHNLSEVCEALVKLIDHPEMEVRDLMRWLPGPDFPTGAFILGRAGILEAYGTGRGIIRIRARAFIEKAGNGREKIVISEIPYQVNKGKLLEKMAELVKERKIEGISEIRDESDREGMRVVIEVKRDGNPMVVLNRLYKFTQMEVSLGIIMLAIVNGQPEVLTLKKVLEYFIAFRREIIIRRTIFDLRKAEERAHILEGLRKALDFLDQVIEMIRSASDPKEAKERLIGELELSERQAQAILDMRLQRLTGLEREKINNEYEELIKNIERFRAILGNEQLVREIIKEELEGIRARHGDRRRTEILEDVEDLDIEDLIADEEMVVTISHTGYVKRSPASLYRAQKRGGKGMTGVKTKAEDFVELLFVASSHDYLLFFTNKARVYWRKVHEIPEAGRASQGKAIVNLLDLQKDEKVATILPVRDFEQGKYVVMATCQGFVKKTDLTAYSRPRTGGIVGLKIREEDELIGVRLTNGNQDIFLTTQFGKSIRFSEEELRPMGRVAAGVTGIRMDPEDRVVGMDALDEGATILTVTENGYGKRTKTEEYRRQSRGGKGILTIKTTERNGLVVFAYQVSNQDQLMLMTGQGKIIRLRVADISTIGRNTQGVKLIDLAEDEKVAGVAKVMED; translated from the coding sequence ATGGATCTTGATGTTAATATCGGTGCTGTAAATATCGAAGAGGAGATGAAGCGCTCATATCTTGAATATTCAATGAGCGTTATTGTTGGCAGGGCCTTGCCGGATATTCGAGATGGTTTGAAGCCTGTTCATCGTCGTGTTCTTTACAGCATGCACGAATTAAGAAATTATTTCAATAGAGCGTTCAAAAAATCCGCTCGTGTAGTAGGAGATGTAATCGGTAAATACCATCCCCACGGTGATGCTGCTGTTTATGATACGATCGTTCGCATGGCGCAGACATTTTCAATGCGCTATGTATTGGTCGACGGGCAGGGTAATTTTGGTTCGGTAGATGGTGATCCGGCTGCCGCGATGCGTTATACCGAAGTGAGAATGACGCAGCTCGCCCAAGAATTTCTTTCCGACATTGATAAGGAAACGGTTGATTTCACCGAAAACTATGATGGCTCGTTGCTGGAGCCTGTTGTTTTGCCGACGACGGTGCCCAATCTCTTAGTGAACGGCTCTTCGGGTATTGCCGTGGGGATGGCGACCAATATCCCTCCCCACAATCTCTCCGAGGTGTGTGAAGCCCTGGTAAAGCTGATCGATCATCCGGAAATGGAGGTGAGGGATCTCATGCGATGGCTCCCTGGACCTGATTTTCCGACCGGGGCATTCATTCTTGGCCGAGCCGGTATCCTGGAAGCCTATGGCACAGGACGCGGGATCATTCGAATTCGGGCGCGGGCCTTTATCGAAAAGGCAGGAAACGGCCGAGAGAAGATCGTCATCTCTGAGATCCCGTATCAGGTCAATAAAGGGAAGCTGCTCGAGAAGATGGCTGAACTTGTGAAAGAGCGAAAAATAGAGGGCATCTCCGAGATCCGTGACGAATCGGACCGGGAAGGCATGCGGGTGGTCATAGAGGTGAAAAGGGACGGCAACCCCATGGTCGTACTCAACCGGCTCTATAAGTTTACCCAGATGGAAGTGTCGCTCGGAATCATTATGCTGGCCATTGTCAACGGCCAGCCTGAAGTCCTCACTTTGAAGAAAGTGCTCGAATATTTTATCGCGTTTCGCAGAGAGATTATTATTCGACGAACGATTTTCGATCTCCGCAAAGCCGAGGAGCGGGCGCACATCCTGGAAGGCCTCAGGAAAGCACTGGATTTTTTGGATCAGGTGATCGAAATGATTCGATCTGCGTCGGATCCGAAGGAAGCGAAGGAACGTTTGATAGGTGAATTGGAACTTTCGGAAAGACAGGCACAGGCCATTCTGGATATGCGGCTCCAACGGTTGACGGGTCTCGAGCGTGAAAAAATCAACAATGAATACGAAGAGCTTATCAAGAACATCGAGCGATTCAGGGCGATATTGGGCAATGAGCAACTGGTGCGAGAGATCATCAAGGAAGAGCTGGAAGGGATTCGGGCCAGGCATGGTGACAGGCGCAGGACGGAGATCCTCGAAGACGTCGAGGATCTGGATATTGAAGATTTGATCGCTGATGAAGAGATGGTGGTCACGATCAGCCATACGGGGTATGTAAAGAGAAGCCCTGCCAGCTTGTACCGGGCGCAGAAACGTGGTGGAAAAGGAATGACGGGCGTCAAGACAAAGGCTGAAGATTTCGTCGAACTGCTTTTTGTCGCCTCCTCGCACGACTATCTTCTGTTTTTCACGAATAAGGCGCGGGTGTACTGGCGCAAGGTGCACGAGATTCCGGAGGCAGGCCGGGCATCTCAGGGGAAGGCGATTGTCAATCTGCTGGATCTGCAGAAAGATGAAAAAGTGGCCACGATTCTGCCCGTCAGGGATTTTGAGCAGGGAAAATATGTGGTAATGGCGACGTGCCAGGGGTTTGTCAAGAAAACCGATTTGACGGCCTACAGCCGGCCACGGACGGGCGGTATTGTTGGATTGAAGATCAGGGAGGAGGACGAACTGATCGGTGTGCGTTTGACGAATGGAAATCAGGACATCTTTTTGACCACGCAGTTCGGGAAATCGATCCGTTTCTCGGAGGAAGAACTGCGGCCGATGGGCCGGGTTGCCGCCGGGGTTACGGGGATCCGTATGGACCCCGAAGATCGAGTGGTCGGGATGGATGCTCTGGACGAAGGCGCAACGATCTTGACGGTCACAGAAAATGGGTACGGGAAGAGAACCAAAACAGAGGAATACCGTCGTCAGAGCAGGGGCGGCAAAGGTATTCTGACCATTAAGACTACAGAAAGAAATGGTTTGGTGGTTTTTGCGTATCAGGTGAGTAATCAGGATCAGTTGATGCTTATGACAGGGCAGGGAAAGATCATTCGACTCCGTGTTGCCGATATTTCGACTATCGGTAGGAATACCCAGGGTGTCAAGCTCATTGATTTGGCTGAGGATGAAAAGGTTGCAGGGGTTGCCAAGGTAATGGAGGATTGA
- the gyrB gene encoding DNA topoisomerase (ATP-hydrolyzing) subunit B, with the protein MNKQMNSYGASDIKVLEGLKAVRKRPSMYIGNTGPEGLHHLVYEVVDNSIDEALAGYCDQIDVHLFSDGTVEVVDNGRGIPVEMHEGEHLPALEVVMTKLHAGGKFDNKTYTVSGGLHGVGVSVVNALSEFLEVEVYRNGHVYHQRYERGETKSTLKELGDTERTGTKIWFRPDSTIFDNIDFDFETLSKRMRELSFLTSGVRIRIADERIGKKKEFHYQGGIKSFVEYLNKNREVLHPKPVYITGTKSSIIVDVAFQYNNSYKENIFTFANNINTREGGSHLSGFKAALTRSINLYLQNSPLSKNFKEKLSGDDVREGLTAVISVKLPNPQFEGQTKTKLGNSDVKGYVETLVNEGLAVFFEENPSVIKAILGKVIDAARAREAARKARDLARRKGILADHSLPGKLADCQERDPGKSEIFIVEGDSAGGSAKQGRDRRFQAILPLKGKILNVEKARFDRMISSEEIRTMIAALGTGIGEKDFKVESLRYHKVIIMTDADVDGAHIRTLLLTFFFRQMPDVLEHGYLYVAQPPLYRVVDGKVETFLKTEVDLHRLLSRRIAEREALVAEDGEKIRGERLRALLEGLAKFYDGVRSLTRKGYSVRFVEFLAEHDGEDKRQFKEPDAMLALVEKLGERGFQVDDLRQDEETGYYHFTVREAGNGGQPFTVDWEFLSSPDLRKVLSEARQFRFVSGKRFKLEGSDEQKVIDSPKDLLDELTDRGKKGLSIQRYKGLGEMNPEQLWITTMNPEKRTLLQVKIEDFVESDDIFTILMGDKVEPRRDFILRHAGEVSDLDI; encoded by the coding sequence ATGAACAAGCAGATGAATTCGTATGGCGCCTCCGATATCAAAGTTTTGGAGGGATTGAAGGCGGTCAGAAAACGGCCGTCGATGTACATCGGTAATACTGGACCGGAGGGGCTCCATCACCTCGTATATGAAGTTGTCGACAACAGTATTGACGAAGCGCTCGCCGGCTATTGCGATCAAATCGATGTACATCTTTTTTCAGACGGCACGGTAGAGGTAGTCGACAATGGACGCGGGATACCGGTCGAGATGCATGAGGGCGAGCATTTGCCTGCGCTCGAAGTGGTCATGACAAAACTCCATGCGGGGGGAAAATTCGACAACAAGACCTATACTGTTTCTGGTGGTTTGCACGGTGTCGGAGTCTCCGTTGTCAATGCGTTGTCAGAGTTTCTCGAAGTGGAGGTCTACCGGAATGGCCATGTCTACCATCAACGTTATGAAAGAGGAGAGACAAAGAGCACACTGAAGGAACTGGGAGATACGGAGCGTACAGGAACGAAAATATGGTTTCGCCCCGACTCGACTATTTTTGATAATATTGATTTTGATTTTGAAACATTATCGAAGAGAATGCGAGAACTCTCATTTTTGACAAGCGGTGTTCGCATTAGAATAGCGGATGAAAGGATTGGTAAAAAGAAGGAATTTCATTACCAGGGAGGGATAAAAAGCTTTGTCGAGTATTTGAACAAGAATCGCGAAGTTTTGCATCCAAAGCCTGTTTATATCACTGGTACGAAAAGTTCAATTATCGTTGATGTGGCATTTCAATATAATAATTCATATAAGGAAAATATATTCACATTTGCAAACAATATTAATACACGTGAAGGTGGAAGTCATCTGAGCGGGTTCAAGGCGGCACTTACGCGTAGTATTAACTTGTATCTGCAGAATTCGCCTTTGTCAAAAAATTTCAAAGAAAAGCTGTCTGGAGATGATGTCAGAGAAGGTTTGACGGCGGTCATCAGCGTGAAACTCCCAAACCCCCAATTCGAGGGACAAACCAAGACGAAGCTGGGAAACAGCGATGTAAAGGGATACGTTGAGACACTGGTGAATGAGGGTCTTGCGGTATTTTTTGAAGAGAATCCGTCTGTGATCAAGGCGATTCTAGGAAAGGTGATAGACGCCGCCAGGGCGAGGGAGGCGGCGCGAAAGGCGAGGGATCTCGCGCGTCGCAAGGGCATCCTGGCGGACCATTCGCTGCCTGGCAAATTGGCGGATTGTCAGGAGAGGGACCCGGGAAAAAGCGAGATATTCATTGTGGAGGGTGATTCTGCCGGAGGTTCTGCAAAACAGGGGCGGGACAGACGCTTTCAGGCGATTTTGCCACTGAAGGGAAAAATCCTGAATGTCGAAAAGGCAAGATTCGACCGCATGATTTCGAGCGAAGAGATCCGAACCATGATCGCTGCGCTCGGAACGGGTATCGGCGAAAAGGATTTCAAGGTGGAATCCCTTCGTTATCACAAGGTGATCATTATGACAGACGCGGATGTAGACGGGGCGCATATTCGAACGTTGCTGCTAACGTTTTTTTTCAGGCAGATGCCGGACGTACTGGAGCATGGATACCTCTATGTAGCGCAGCCGCCCCTCTATAGAGTCGTCGATGGAAAGGTTGAAACTTTTCTGAAAACGGAAGTTGATCTGCATCGTCTGCTGTCAAGAAGAATTGCTGAAAGGGAAGCCTTGGTCGCGGAGGATGGAGAAAAAATCAGGGGTGAGCGGCTGCGGGCACTGCTGGAAGGTCTGGCAAAATTCTACGACGGTGTTCGGAGTTTGACGCGCAAGGGGTACAGTGTGAGGTTTGTCGAGTTTCTGGCTGAACATGATGGAGAGGACAAGCGCCAGTTCAAGGAACCGGATGCGATGCTCGCCCTTGTTGAAAAACTAGGGGAGAGGGGATTTCAGGTCGATGATTTGAGGCAGGATGAGGAAACCGGTTATTACCATTTTACGGTCAGGGAAGCGGGAAATGGGGGTCAGCCTTTCACTGTTGACTGGGAGTTCCTGTCGTCGCCTGACCTCCGCAAAGTGCTGAGTGAAGCGAGGCAATTCAGGTTTGTGAGCGGAAAAAGATTCAAATTGGAGGGAAGCGATGAGCAGAAAGTAATAGATAGCCCGAAGGATCTGCTGGACGAATTGACGGACCGTGGAAAAAAGGGTTTGAGCATACAAAGGTACAAAGGGCTTGGTGAAATGAACCCTGAACAGTTGTGGATAACGACGATGAATCCCGAAAAAAGAACTCTATTACAAGTAAAAATTGAAGACTTTGTTGAAAGTGATGATATTTTTACCATATTGATGGGTGACAAGGTAGAGCCAAGGCGGGATTTTATTCTGAGGCATGCAGGAGAAGTGTCGGATCTCGATATTTAG
- the dnaA gene encoding chromosomal replication initiator protein DnaA → MWNHVYQALRQEIDPDEFHTWLGQVTLRSLKKDRLILSAPNKFVASWIADHYIRQIQDTFKRIFDLTPKIEIEQRSCPALEKPSPAALFELPQGRRVAAADQMYTFETFIEAEENRFARTLSIQICEDPGKDYNPLYIFSALSAGKSHLLRAIAHRLLTKAPKTRCPYLTADAFTDSMVHASRNHRLPEWRAQHEAFDALLLDDIHCFEGREASQKEFLRLFDDYQQTNRQIVLAANQPPNHLTKIIPELRSRLQWGLFAEILSPSQTLKMNILKASPHLGLFEIPEDVLFFLAGDTQDLKTLVERSIALATHLSLQKGPVDLATIRTVIKRPHEKSISVAHIQEITSGHFRIPVSELVSASKTRRTVYPRQIAMFLARKWTSLSFKDIGKAFGNKDHSTVVYAVQRIEKLKLSETAVLDDIRKIETSLV, encoded by the coding sequence ATGTGGAACCACGTTTACCAAGCCCTGCGACAGGAAATCGATCCAGATGAATTTCATACCTGGCTTGGTCAAGTAACCTTGAGAAGCCTCAAGAAAGATCGTCTGATTCTCTCAGCGCCGAACAAATTTGTGGCAAGCTGGATAGCAGACCATTATATTCGACAAATCCAGGATACATTCAAGAGGATTTTCGATCTCACCCCCAAGATTGAGATCGAACAACGATCCTGCCCTGCTTTGGAAAAGCCCTCTCCCGCCGCTCTATTCGAACTCCCTCAGGGCCGCAGGGTCGCGGCTGCCGACCAGATGTACACCTTCGAAACATTCATCGAAGCCGAAGAAAACCGATTTGCACGCACCCTTTCCATCCAGATCTGCGAAGACCCGGGGAAGGATTACAACCCCCTTTATATATTTTCCGCTCTGAGCGCAGGAAAATCCCATCTTCTTCGTGCCATCGCCCACAGACTGCTTACGAAGGCGCCTAAAACCCGGTGTCCGTACCTGACCGCAGACGCATTCACTGATTCCATGGTGCATGCTTCCAGAAATCACCGCCTCCCTGAGTGGAGGGCGCAACACGAAGCATTTGATGCGCTTTTACTCGACGACATTCACTGTTTCGAAGGAAGGGAAGCCTCTCAAAAGGAATTCTTGCGACTCTTCGACGACTACCAGCAAACGAACCGTCAAATCGTTCTAGCCGCGAACCAGCCCCCCAACCATCTGACCAAGATCATCCCGGAGCTCCGATCCCGGTTACAGTGGGGTTTATTTGCCGAGATTCTTTCCCCGAGCCAAACCTTGAAAATGAACATTTTGAAAGCGAGCCCCCACCTGGGCCTATTCGAAATTCCCGAGGACGTGCTATTTTTTCTCGCCGGAGATACGCAAGATCTCAAGACATTAGTCGAGCGCTCCATTGCTCTTGCAACTCATCTTTCTCTTCAAAAGGGCCCCGTAGACCTGGCTACCATACGCACCGTCATCAAGCGACCCCACGAAAAATCGATTTCCGTCGCCCATATCCAGGAAATCACCTCTGGTCACTTCAGGATACCGGTCTCCGAACTCGTTTCCGCCAGCAAGACCAGGCGCACGGTCTATCCAAGACAAATAGCCATGTTTCTTGCGAGAAAATGGACCAGCCTCTCTTTCAAAGACATTGGCAAAGCATTTGGAAATAAAGATCATTCGACCGTTGTCTATGCTGTACAACGAATTGAAAAACTGAAATTGTCCGAAACCGCTGTGCTCGATGATATCCGAAAAATCGAAACCTCGCTGGTCTAA
- a CDS encoding NAD(P)H-dependent glycerol-3-phosphate dehydrogenase, which produces MSDISKVAVIGAGSWGTALANLLAEKGCDVKLWVREEEVCEQIRVNRVNRVFLPDITLSDRLEPVRSLAEAVRDRKVVLLVVPSHVFREVLHRLKEYLASDVILIAATKGIENETLMLMSEVAEEVLGEEWRDRFACLAGPSFAKEVARHLPTAVTIGARQLDCAQKLQPLFNTEWLRVYGTADLIGVQLGGALKNVIAIAAGAADGLHFGHNARAALITRGLAEMTRLGVRLGANPHTFAGLAGIGDLVLTCTGDLSRNRTVGLEIGRGRKIGEITAGMQMVAEGVKTARSAYTLAEKMNVEMPITAQVYEILYEDKDPHSAVRELMSRQLKVELEH; this is translated from the coding sequence ATGTCTGATATTTCCAAGGTTGCTGTTATTGGTGCTGGAAGCTGGGGAACGGCGCTCGCGAACTTGTTGGCTGAAAAGGGATGTGATGTAAAGTTATGGGTGAGGGAAGAAGAGGTCTGTGAGCAGATCCGTGTCAATCGTGTCAATCGTGTCTTTTTGCCTGATATCACGCTCTCGGACCGGCTCGAGCCGGTCCGTTCCCTGGCGGAAGCGGTGAGAGACAGGAAGGTTGTGCTGCTCGTGGTTCCTTCGCATGTTTTTCGGGAAGTCCTCCACCGACTGAAGGAGTATCTCGCCTCTGATGTGATATTGATCGCCGCCACGAAAGGAATCGAGAACGAGACCCTGATGCTGATGTCCGAAGTTGCCGAAGAGGTCTTGGGAGAAGAATGGCGGGATCGATTCGCTTGTCTGGCAGGACCGAGTTTTGCCAAAGAGGTGGCACGCCACTTGCCGACAGCGGTTACCATCGGGGCCCGTCAACTGGATTGCGCACAAAAACTGCAGCCTCTCTTCAATACGGAGTGGTTGCGCGTCTATGGCACCGCCGACCTGATCGGCGTACAGCTGGGAGGGGCCCTCAAGAACGTGATTGCAATAGCGGCCGGTGCGGCCGACGGATTGCATTTCGGTCACAATGCCAGAGCGGCGCTGATCACCCGGGGGCTGGCTGAGATGACAAGGCTCGGTGTCAGGCTGGGCGCAAATCCCCATACGTTTGCGGGTCTTGCCGGGATTGGTGATCTGGTGTTGACATGCACCGGTGATTTGAGCAGAAACCGGACAGTCGGGCTGGAAATAGGGCGCGGCCGGAAGATCGGAGAAATCACTGCAGGGATGCAGATGGTGGCGGAGGGAGTCAAGACCGCGCGTTCCGCTTATACACTTGCAGAAAAAATGAATGTGGAGATGCCGATTACGGCCCAGGTCTACGAGATCCTTTATGAGGACAAGGATCCGCACTCGGCTGTACGCGAGTTGATGAGTCGGCAGCTCAAGGTGGAGCTCGAGCACTGA
- a CDS encoding biotin--[acetyl-CoA-carboxylase] ligase, producing MEGNEIESGSLLNVGAVLEKLRGSSLYKQFHWLGTVPSTQALAKQMGEENAPHGTLVWAEYQTGGRGRRGRIWEAAKGENLIFSLLLRSSFPADDLFWVTACLGLAVCQGLEAVASLAGMIKWPNDIFLEGNKVGGILTEARFDGSLTRYIVSGLGLNVNWNPQKAKEMPYPVTSVSREARASIKREDLLGEILQGFEREFSFLECGKRRHIEEAWLSRFILFGKRVIVIRDDGEFEGIVTGLRKDGALLIQRSNGIEEPVFAGDVSLRM from the coding sequence GTGGAGGGAAACGAGATCGAATCTGGAAGTCTCCTGAATGTTGGAGCGGTCCTCGAAAAGCTTCGCGGCTCGAGCCTGTACAAACAGTTTCATTGGCTTGGGACCGTGCCGTCGACACAGGCGCTGGCCAAGCAAATGGGAGAGGAGAATGCTCCGCATGGGACCTTGGTCTGGGCGGAATATCAGACTGGGGGGCGCGGCCGGAGGGGTCGGATTTGGGAGGCGGCGAAGGGTGAGAACCTCATTTTTTCGCTTCTTCTCAGAAGCTCTTTTCCGGCAGATGATCTTTTTTGGGTCACTGCCTGCTTGGGGTTGGCGGTCTGCCAAGGCCTCGAGGCGGTGGCGAGTTTGGCGGGGATGATCAAATGGCCCAACGATATCTTCCTCGAGGGCAACAAGGTCGGAGGGATTCTCACCGAGGCGCGCTTTGACGGAAGTCTAACGCGCTATATCGTTTCTGGGCTCGGCCTCAATGTAAACTGGAATCCGCAGAAGGCCAAGGAAATGCCCTACCCGGTGACCAGCGTCAGCCGAGAAGCGCGCGCATCTATAAAGCGTGAAGATCTGCTTGGAGAGATTCTGCAGGGATTCGAACGAGAATTTTCGTTTCTCGAATGCGGGAAACGGCGTCATATCGAAGAAGCTTGGCTGAGCCGTTTCATCCTTTTCGGTAAACGCGTGATTGTAATACGGGATGACGGTGAATTCGAAGGCATTGTTACAGGCCTGAGAAAAGACGGGGCTCTTTTGATTCAACGGTCAAACGGCATAGAAGAGCCTGTTTTTGCGGGAGATGTATCCTTGCGAATGTAA